The following proteins are encoded in a genomic region of Sorangiineae bacterium MSr12523:
- a CDS encoding oxidoreductase yields MTTNDTKRVWFITGASRGIGAEITKAALAAGDAVIATARDPKKMVERFGASDALLPLALDVTNEASVAAAVETAIARFGRIDVLVNNAGYGIIGAVEETPGDDVRRIYETNVFGLLAVTRAVLPHLRRQRSGLILNLSSVGGYRSGPGFGIYCSTKFAVEGISEALHGELAPLGIGVTILEPGYFRTEFLESNSVVETAATISDYAETSGMVRSRAKSVSLQQPGDPVRLAQVVVELAGSKAPPLRLALGSDTVAVIEEKNAFVARELDAWRTVSVSTDFPA; encoded by the coding sequence ATGACGACGAACGACACGAAGCGGGTTTGGTTCATTACGGGGGCATCGCGCGGCATTGGTGCGGAGATCACGAAGGCCGCGCTCGCTGCGGGCGACGCGGTGATTGCCACGGCGCGGGATCCGAAGAAGATGGTCGAGCGTTTCGGCGCCTCGGATGCACTCTTGCCGCTGGCGCTGGATGTGACGAACGAGGCATCGGTGGCGGCGGCGGTGGAGACGGCCATCGCGCGGTTTGGTCGGATCGACGTGCTCGTCAACAATGCCGGCTACGGCATCATCGGCGCCGTGGAGGAGACGCCGGGCGACGACGTGCGGCGCATTTACGAGACCAACGTGTTCGGCCTTCTCGCCGTCACGCGCGCCGTGCTTCCGCATCTGCGCCGGCAGCGCTCAGGGCTCATTTTGAATCTGTCGTCGGTGGGCGGTTACCGTTCGGGGCCGGGATTCGGCATCTACTGCTCGACGAAGTTCGCCGTGGAGGGCATCTCCGAGGCGCTGCACGGCGAGCTCGCGCCGCTGGGCATCGGCGTGACCATCCTCGAGCCCGGGTACTTCCGCACCGAGTTCCTCGAGTCGAACTCCGTCGTCGAAACGGCAGCCACCATTTCGGATTACGCGGAGACGTCGGGCATGGTCCGAAGCCGCGCCAAGAGCGTAAGCCTGCAGCAGCCCGGCGATCCCGTGCGCCTCGCGCAAGTCGTCGTCGAGTTGGCGGGCTCCAAGGCCCCTCCCCTCCGCCTGGCGCTGGGCAGCGACACCGTCGCGGTCATCGAGGAGAAGAACGCCTTCGTGGCGCGCGAATTGGATGCATGGCGCACCGTCTCGGTTTCCACGGACTTTCCCGCGTGA